A genomic stretch from Leptodactylus fuscus isolate aLepFus1 chromosome 10, aLepFus1.hap2, whole genome shotgun sequence includes:
- the LOC142219208 gene encoding E3 ubiquitin-protein ligase TRIM11-like yields MASVASLRAELNCSICLNTYTDPVMLTCGHNFCRICIDRLLDTQDESGIYSCPECREMFEERPILVKNITLRKIMEKFLFIQPTHAGDKHLEIHNKSPEGVLSDSSNNLEDRKCFVHKKSLVYYCNDDASYICADCSAEEHQGHLVETLEEASEKRKARLRSVHQKLNKRKQETEQLLQSLRKCKTKVQEKAYAETEKVNDLFIDIEKQLSKKKWRILNVISQKKKEDSHKFFSLINQQEIKKDKVSRKMRHFKELCNMADPLTVLQDQETVDLCDPEGGGDEDTGHDTQLHNVDDLDVDKLSGLIQKLCDVIGHIKFGIYFKNHSRLTLNINTANEYLTISENQKLAGWTLKPCSRVETIERFDPYPQVLSHMKFASGKHYLDVESSISSTWSVGMCYPSMERKGYPSFIGCNTKSWCLERNIHGQFAARHAWQITNLPDKISSERFRICLDYEAGQLSFYELCDPIRHLLTFTAIFTEPLHAVLCVWGGSIKIIGGGSK; encoded by the coding sequence ATGGCATCTGTTGCATCTCTCAGAGCCGAGCTGAACTGCTCCATCTGTCTGAACACTTACACCGATCCTGTAATGCTGACATGTGGCCACAACTTCTGCCGGATCTGTATTGATCGTCTTCTGGATACACAGGACGAGTCTGGAATTTATTCCTGTCCTGAATGTAGAGAAATGTTTGAGGAGCGGCCTATACTGGTAAAGAACATAACTCTGCGAAAAATAATGGAGAAATTTCTATTTATTCAACCAACACATGCAGGAGATAAACACCTGGAGATTCACAACAAGTCACCAGAAGGTGTTTTATCTGATTCCAGCAATAACTTGGAGGACAGGAAATGTTTTGTCCATAAGAAGAGCCTTGTATACTACTGCAATGATGATGCGTCTTATATCTGTGCCGACTGCTCAGCAGAAGAACATCAGGGACATCTGGTGGAAACACTGGAAGAGGCCTCTGAGAAAAGGAAGGCGAGACTGAGGAGTGTTCACCAGAAACTGAATAAAAGAAAACAGGAGACGGAGCAGTTGCTCCAGAGTCTGAGGAAGTGTAAAACAAAAGTCCAAGAAAAAGCTTATGCAGAAACGGAGAAAGTGAACGACTTGTTTATAGACATTGAGAAACAGTTGAGTAAGAAAAAATGGAGGATCCTGAATGTTATCTCTCAGAAGAAAAAGGAAGATTCGCACAAGTTCTTTTCTCTGATTAATCAACAGGAGATAAAGAAGGACAAAGTGTCCAGAAAGATGCGGCACTTTAAAGAGCTGTGTAACATGGCTGAtccactgactgtcttacaggaTCAAGAAACCGTTGATTTGTGCGATCCTGAGGggggaggtgatgaggacacTGGACATGATACACAGCTCCATAATGTAGATGATCTGGATGTAGATAAGCTTTCAGGCTTAATACAAAAATTATGCGATGTAATAGGACATATTAAGTTTGGGATCTATTTTAAGAATCATTCCCGCCTAACCCTGAACATTAATACTGCTAATGAATATTTAACTATATCAGAGAATCAGAAACTTGCAGGTTGGACATTAAAGCCATGCAGTCGTGTAGAAACAATAGAGAGATTCGATCCGTATCCTCAAGTGTTAAGTCACATGAAATTTGCCTCGGGGAAACATTATTTGGATGTGGAGAGCAGTATATCTTCCACCTGGAGTGTGGGGATGTGTTATCCCAGTATGGAGAGGAAGGGATATCCGTCATTCATTGGATGTAATACCAAGTCCTGGTGTTTGGAGAGAAATATACATGGTCAGTTTGCAGCTAGACATGCTTGGCAAATAACTAATTTACCTGACAAGATCTCCAGTGAAAGATTTAGGATCTGTCTGGATTACGAGGCCGGGCAGTTGTCCTTctatgagctgtgtgaccccatcagacacttacTCACCTTCACTGCCATCTTCACCGAGCCCCTTCATGCTGTGTTATGTGTATGGGGAGGTTCTATAAAGATAATAGGGGGAGGCAGCAAGTAA